CCACAAGCTTTTCCCTTAACCACTATCTCGGAGAAGGAAATGCTTGTACGGAGAACACAGCAGTAACGACAACCGTGACACAGGTTGCGTGAGGCGTAGAACGTGATACGTGAAACGGAATACATGTGAGCAAGAAAGGAGAATCACTTATGGCCGATCACTTTTACCCCGCTGATGGAATGAAGGACCTCAAGAAACTGCGCGATCTCAAGCCGGACACGTTCAAGGCTTTTGTCGAATTCGACAAGAAAGCGTTTGAAGAAGGCGCACTGAATGTGAAGACGAAAGAATTGATCGCCGTTGCGGTTGGACATGTTACCCAGTGTCCCTACTGCATTGATGTTCACACCAAGAAAGCGATCGCAGCAGGAGCGACGGAACAGGAAGTCGCAGAGAGTATCTTTGTCGCAATGGCATTACGAGCTGGTGGGTCATTTGCGCATAGCACCGTGGCGATGCATGCGATGGAGCATAAGTAAGTCTGGATCTGAATAGTCACGCAGTGAGCCGGGAACAGGGAGGGCCTGGTCTCGGCGCTGCTTACTAACGAAAAAATTTCGCCGGAGACTTCTTTTTCCGTGCTGGATGGCCGCGATAGTGGATGATCGGGTAGCGGTCTTTGTATTTCGGAGGTTGAGTTTTTCGCCAGATGTAGAAAAGCCCAGCATACACGGCAACAATTATCGCACCAATACCAATGTCTCTGCTCCGTGTGAAAAGATACCCAATGCTCACACCAAAGCAGAGGACCACGAAAAAATATTTCACGTACTTGCCCACCGTAGCGCCTATCGTCGGGGACTCTTTTGTATGATCAGCGCTGACAAAAGTTCCTTTCGAAGGTATCGGCCAAAGAGAAAGGGGGTTCAACCGGCTGTTCAGGAAAAATGACATATCGCATAACCTACACGATTTCACTCCGATAATGAAAACTCCCACGGCTACATTTTTCACTCTTCCGGTTGCCCGACTTGACACCTTTCCCTTGCACTGTCTAATGTTCCCGCAATTACTATTACTTGCGGTAGAATATTATCCATGCGTTATCGCCATACGTTGATTCCTACCCTTCGGCACGACCCCGCTGAGGCGGAAGTCATTAGTCACAAACTTCTCGTTCGTGCGGGACTGATTCGCCAGGTTGCTCGCGGGATTTACGATTTTCTCCC
This Deltaproteobacteria bacterium DNA region includes the following protein-coding sequences:
- a CDS encoding carboxymuconolactone decarboxylase family protein is translated as MADHFYPADGMKDLKKLRDLKPDTFKAFVEFDKKAFEEGALNVKTKELIAVAVGHVTQCPYCIDVHTKKAIAAGATEQEVAESIFVAMALRAGGSFAHSTVAMHAMEHK